A stretch of DNA from Kangiella sediminilitoris:
CCTTAATGTGGGTATTGAGAAATCAGCTAACGCACTGTATAGAAGCGCAACGACACAACTTCCAACCAGGGCAAATGTTAATGGGGATAATAGCGGTCTTGAGCATAACAAGTTCAGTAAACCAGTTAATTTAAACAGGAGCCAAAAGCTGACTCCCGCGATAATGGATATATGAAGTCCGGATATGGCCACCAGATGACTTAAGCCAAATTCACGAAGCAACTCCCGTTGGGAAGAAGACATCTTTCCTTTCTCCCCTAAAATTAAAGCCTGTAATACACCAGCTTGTTCAAACTGGTTCAGCTGGTTGTACAGTTCCTGCCTGACTGTAGAAATACTGAAAGGCGCCGCATGGTCTATTAATTGACGAGACTTTATATATCCCTTCCCATCAATACCTGACTGAAACATATAAAACTCATAATCAAAGCCAGCCTCATTAACTGGTCCATAGATGGGTTTAAGTTTAACCTTCAGCTCCCATTTTTCGCCCAGTTGATAAGGGCAGGTCTGGGCATAATCTTTTAATAAAAAGGCCTTCCCACTGATTGACTTTTTGGCGGCCTCCAACACCCTTACTTTGAACCTGCAATATTCTGGATAAATCACTGGCAATGTATCTATCTCAGCTTCTATAATGTGCGCGCTTTGGTTATGTGGTGGTTTAACTTGATTATCTTTTTGTATTACAGCACTCAGAGATACCCAGCAAAAGCCTAAAGCTAAGCCACTAATAAAGACTGCCAGTTCTTTTACAACAACCTTTTGTGATAGGTTGCCAAATAAGAGAAGACTAAGCGCAAGCAGAAAACATATGACCAAAATAATGGTCGATGGAAAAGTTGGTAAAACAAATATACTGCAGCATCCCAGCAGTAAGCCGAAAATCCATTTGAACATTTAGGGATAATCCTTATCCAAGCATTAACAAAGTGTTGTACGATAGATAGTGAAAAGTTTAATTGTGGAGCATTATGCCACGTAAGATACTGAAAAAAATTACGCCAGATCACAAAAAGATTACTGAAAATCGCTTTCTAAAAATTTTCGGTAAGTTGATTCATGATCCTGGCCTGTGGCATTTAAACCGTTATAGTGCCTCAGGGGCTTTTGCGGTTGGGCTCTTTATGTGTTTTATGCCAATTCCTTTTCAAATGGTTCTGGCTGCGGGATTAGCAATACTTTTTAGAGTAAATCTTCCACTTTCAATACTTTTGTGCTGGATTACCAACCCTTTGACAATTCCGCCAATGTTCTACTTTGCTTATCTGGTGGGAGCCTGGGTCCTGTCATGGCCACCCAGTGAGTTCGAATTTGAATTAAGCTTTGAATGGTTAAGCAATGAATTAGTACATATCTGGCAACCATTCCTTCTTGGATGCTTCATCTGTGCATCTATTCTTTCTTTATTAGGTTATTACACTATTAGCCTATCCTGGCGCTATCATGTGGTCATGGCCTGGAAAGCTCGTCAAAAGCGATGGGCTGAAAAGATCAAGCACACACTGCATCTGGATGACAGCAAAGATGACGACAATACCAATGAAAAAGATTCAGATCGTCGTCATCAAGACAAATAACCTATAACTCCAGAGCTGACAGAACACCATCTTCCAGATGGAGCTGACGCTGCATTTTACCTGCGAGTTCTAAATCATGAGTAACCGTGATGAAGGTTGTGCCCATTTCACGATTAAGCTCACACATAAGCTCGTATACGTGAGTTGCTGTTGCATGGTCAAGGTTACCGGTAGGTTCATCGGCAAGAACGCAATCCGGTTCAGTTACAAGTGCACGTGCAAAAGCTATTCGTTGTCTTTCACCGCCTGAAAGCTCAGATGGCTTGTGAGTTTTTCGATGGCTCAATCCGACTTTATCAATCAGTGCATTTGCCCTTTTCTGAGCATCAGACCTCTTCATACCCCTTATTATTAAAGGCATGGCAACGTTATCCTGAGCTTCGAACTCTGGTAGAAGATGGTGGAACTGATAAACAAACCCAATATGTTTGTTTCTAAAATCACCTTGGGCTTTTGCTGATAATTTATGAATATCGGTACCTTGAACGATGACGTTACCCGCAGTTGGTTTATCCAGGCCACCTATCAAGTGCAATAACGTACTTTTGCCTGAACCGGACGAGCCCACTATAGCTAGTTGCTCACCCCTGTCGACGTTAAGGTTAAGCTCCGTTAACACCTGAACCTTATTTGCCCCATCAGTATAAGTACGGCTAAGGTTTTCAATTTTAATCATGCTTTCACCATTACTCATAACGAAGCGCCTCCGCAGGTTGAGTTCTGGACGCTTTCCATGATGGGTATAGCGTTGCTAACACACTGATGCCGAAAGCGGCAGATGCAATTTTAATGACATCATCCGGTAAAAGCTCTGTTGGTAAGAAATTGATGAAATAAACATCTTTAGGGAAAACACTCATATTGAATGTTACTTCCAGCCAATTGACAATTCCCGGCAAGTTTAAGGCCAGAAGAACACCAAGGATAACCCCTGCACCAGTACCAATAATACCGTTGATAATACCGCTGGTCATGAAGATACGTAAGATAGAACCCGGACTGGCACCCAGAGTTCTTAGAATAGCAATATCAGCCTGCTTCTCATTCACTAACATTACGAGTGAAGTAACAATATTGAAAGCTGCTACAGCGATAATGAAGGTCAGTAGAATAAACATTATCCTTTTCTCCATTTCTATCGCATTAAACAGGGTTTGATGTTGACGGGTCCAGTTAGTAACAAAGTAATTATAATCAAGCGCCTGATTGAGAGATTCGGTTACTTCATGAACTTTCATGACATCTTGGGTTTTCAGCTGGAGTGCAGACACCCCGTCGCGAATACGAAGAATTTTTGCAGCGTCATTCAAATGAACGAAAGCCAGTCCCTTGTCCGCCTCAGACTTTGTCTCGAAGATACCTGAGACTGTAAAGCGCTTTGCCCGCGGGTTTATGCCAGCGATTGTAATGCGACTTTCCTTCAGAAACATCAATGTGACCTTATCACCCACATTTGCTGATAAGCGTCTTGCCAAAGAAGCACCGAGAATGACGTTATAACTACCTTCCTTCAAAGAGTCGAAGGAACCATTACGCATATTATCCTTCACTACAGTTACTTCGCCTACTTTCTCAGGCAAAACGCCCTGCATTAGACCGAAATGATCTTGCCCAAGGTGTTGAAACATAGTTTCTGACTGAATGTACGGTGATGCACCAACAACGCCAGGGTTTTGTAACACCCTCTGCTCAAGGTTTTGCCAGTCTTGAATGGGTCCACCGATATTGCTGACAAGAACATGCGGAGCCATACCTAGTATGCGATCTCTGAGCTCTCGCTCGAAACCATTCATGACAGACATTACTGTGATGAGTACCATCACACCTAGCGCGATCCCGATCATGGAAATCAACGAGATAAAAGATATAAAATGATCTCGACGTTTCGCACGAGTATAGCGAAGGCCGACAAATAGAGAAAAAGGGAGCCTCATGGCAGCTTTCTATTCAATTAAGTTGGCGTCATATTGAATGGTTCACAATTTGTAGTCAAGTTATCGGTTAGAATTATTAGGAAATATCGCTAATTTTTTGATATTCTAGAGAAAATTATGTCCGAGGAGTCATCATGATGAAAACAATAACAGGAGCAGTTTGCGCTATGTCGCTGATTGTCGGTGCGGGGGTTGGCCTTAATACGGCTAAAGCCGACGAAGTGAAAGTACCAGTTGCGCAACAGGGTCAGGAAAAGAATATCCAGGTACCTAAGGCTGGTGTGACTAAGTCTTACGTAGAGCAAAATTTTGGTAGTCCCAACCGCGTTGAGGGACCGGTCGGAGAGCCACCTATCACAAAATGGATTTATAACGATTATACCGTTTACTTTGAGTATGATCGTGTTATTCACTCAGTGATACACAAAGGCTAATAACTTTGAAATCAAGCTCATAGGACTAACTATGAGCTTTTCTTCTTTACTGTTACTGCAATTTACTTCTTTAA
This window harbors:
- a CDS encoding DUF2062 domain-containing protein yields the protein MPRKILKKITPDHKKITENRFLKIFGKLIHDPGLWHLNRYSASGAFAVGLFMCFMPIPFQMVLAAGLAILFRVNLPLSILLCWITNPLTIPPMFYFAYLVGAWVLSWPPSEFEFELSFEWLSNELVHIWQPFLLGCFICASILSLLGYYTISLSWRYHVVMAWKARQKRWAEKIKHTLHLDDSKDDDNTNEKDSDRRHQDK
- the lolD gene encoding lipoprotein-releasing ABC transporter ATP-binding protein LolD; translation: MSNGESMIKIENLSRTYTDGANKVQVLTELNLNVDRGEQLAIVGSSGSGKSTLLHLIGGLDKPTAGNVIVQGTDIHKLSAKAQGDFRNKHIGFVYQFHHLLPEFEAQDNVAMPLIIRGMKRSDAQKRANALIDKVGLSHRKTHKPSELSGGERQRIAFARALVTEPDCVLADEPTGNLDHATATHVYELMCELNREMGTTFITVTHDLELAGKMQRQLHLEDGVLSALEL
- a CDS encoding lipoprotein-releasing ABC transporter permease subunit, giving the protein MRLPFSLFVGLRYTRAKRRDHFISFISLISMIGIALGVMVLITVMSVMNGFERELRDRILGMAPHVLVSNIGGPIQDWQNLEQRVLQNPGVVGASPYIQSETMFQHLGQDHFGLMQGVLPEKVGEVTVVKDNMRNGSFDSLKEGSYNVILGASLARRLSANVGDKVTLMFLKESRITIAGINPRAKRFTVSGIFETKSEADKGLAFVHLNDAAKILRIRDGVSALQLKTQDVMKVHEVTESLNQALDYNYFVTNWTRQHQTLFNAIEMEKRIMFILLTFIIAVAAFNIVTSLVMLVNEKQADIAILRTLGASPGSILRIFMTSGIINGIIGTGAGVILGVLLALNLPGIVNWLEVTFNMSVFPKDVYFINFLPTELLPDDVIKIASAAFGISVLATLYPSWKASRTQPAEALRYE